In Macadamia integrifolia cultivar HAES 741 chromosome 1, SCU_Mint_v3, whole genome shotgun sequence, a single window of DNA contains:
- the LOC122082635 gene encoding vignain-like, translating into MEKKVVLIVSLSFALLLGLAQSFDFHEKDLETEDSLWNLYERWRSHHTVSRDHSEKPKRFNVFKENVKFIHEFNKKDHPYKLKLNKFGDLTNLEFRNLFASSKVKHHSMMRGTSGTGGFMYEKFDKVPASIDWRQKGAVTPIKNQGQCGSCWTFSTVVAVEGINQIKTQNLLSLSEQQLVDCDTGDGNQGCNGGLMDRAFEYIKKVGGITTEESYPYTATNTTCAVSKVNAPLVTIDGHQNVPPFEISLMKAVANQPVSVAIDASGQAFQFYSEGVFTGPCGTELDHGVAAVGYGTTVDGTNYWIVKNSWGADWGEQGYIRIQRGIPAQGGRCGIAMEASYPIKNSPNRDAKPVSPLKDEL; encoded by the exons ATGGAGAAGAAGGTTGTTCTTATTGTTTCTTTGTCGTTTGCACTACTTCTGGGATTAGCCCAGAGTTTTGATTTCCATGAAAAGGATCTGGAGACTGAAGATAGTCTCTGGAACTTGTACGAGAGGTGGAGGAGTCATCACACGGTTTCTCGAGATCACTCAGAGAAACCAAAGCGTTTCAATGTGTTCAAAGAGAATGTCAAGTTCATTCATGAATTCAACAAGAAGGATCATCCTTACAAGTTGAAGCTTAACAAGTTTGGTGATCTGACCAACCTTGAGTTCAGGAATCTCTTTGCAAGCTCCAAGGTGAAGCACCACAGCATGATGAGAGGGACTTCCGGCACTGGTGGGTTCATGTACGAGAAGTTCGATAAGGTCCCTGCTTCCATTGATTGGAGACAGAAAGGAGCTGTCACCCCTATCAAGAACCAAGGCCAATGTG GAAGTTGCTGGACATTTTCAACTGTAGTTGCTGTTGAGGgcataaaccaaatcaaaacccaGAACCTGCTGTCCTTGTCTGAGCAGCAACTGGTGGATTGCGACACAGGGGATGGTAACCAAGGCTGTAATGGAGGTCTCATGGATCGTGCGTTTGAGTACATCAAGAAGGTTGGAGGGATCACTACGGAGGAGAGTTATCCCTACACAGCCACAAATACAACTTGTGCTGTGTCCAAG GTGAATGCTCCCCTGGTGACAATTGATGGACACCAGAACGTTCCTCCTTTCGAGATTTCCTTGATGAAAGCTGTAGCAAACCAACCTGTCTCTGTTGCCATTGATGCTAGTGGTCAAGCTTTCCAGTTCTACTCAGAG GGAGTATTCACTGGACCCTGTGGGACAGAACTGGACCATGGAGTGGCAGCTGTGGGGTATGGAACGACTGTGGATGGGACCAATTACTGGATAGTGAAGAACTCATGGGGCGCAGATTGGGGAGAGCAGGGTTACATTAGAATCCAACGTGGAATACCAGCCCAAGGAGGACGATGTGGTATAGCCATGGAAGCTTCTTATCCCATCAAAAACTCCCCTAATAGGGATGCCAAGCCGGTCTCCCCTCTCAAGGACGAGCTTTGA
- the LOC122064123 gene encoding vignain-like, whose protein sequence is MLDRADEECLIFHTCLQRKALLTSLRRLIPSPPSCLGLQIEARPPVNREVVVSFSLLLGISQSFDFHEKDLETEDSLWNLFERWSHHHTVSRDLSEKPKRFNVFKENVKFIHEFNKKDHPYKLKLNKFGDLTNHEFRNLFASSKVKHHSMMRGTSGTGGFMYEKFDKVPASIDWRQKGAVTPIKNQGQCGSCWTFSTVVAVEGINQIKTKKLLSLSEQQLVDCDIGDGNQGCNGGYMDRAFEYIKKVGGITTEESYPYTATNTTCAVSKVNAPLVTIDGHENVPPSEISLMKAVANQPVSVAIDAGGPAFQFYSEGVFFGPCGTELDHGVAAVGYGTTVDGTKYWIVKNSWGTDWGEQGYIRIQRGIKAQGGRCGIAMEAAYPIKNSPNRDAKPVSPLKDEL, encoded by the exons ATGCTGGACAGGGCTGATGAAGAGTGTCTTATATTCCATACCTGCTTACAGAGAAAAGCTTTATTGACATCCCTTAGACGCCTAATTCCCAGCCCTCCTTCTTGTTTAGGCTTGCAGATTGA agctaggccaccagtaaacaGAGAAGTTGTGGTCTCATTTTCTCTGCTTCTGGGAATATCCCAGAGCTTCGATTTCCATGAAAAAGATCTGGAGACTGAAGATAGTCTCTGGAACTTGTTCGAGAGGTGGAGTCATCATCATACGGTTTCTAGAGATCTCTCAGAGAAGCCAAAGCGTTTCAATGTGTTCAAAGAGAATGTCAAGTTCATTCATGAATTCAACAAGAAAGATCATCCTTACAAGTTGAAGCTCAACAAGTTTGGAGACCTGACCAACCATGAGTTCAGGAATCTTTTTGCAAGCTCCAAGGTGAAACACCACAGCATGATGAGAGGGACTTCCGGCACTGGTGGGTTCATGTACGAGAAGTTCGATAAGGTCCCTGCTTCCATTGATTGGAGACAGAAAGGAGCTGTCACCCCTATCAAGAACCAAGGCCAATGTG GAAGTTGCTGGACATTTTCAACTGTAGTTGCTGTTGAAGgcataaaccaaatcaaaacaaagAAGCTGCTGTCATTGTCTGAGCAGCAACTGGTGGATTGCGATATAGGCGATGGTAACCAAGGCTGTAATGGAGGTTACATGGATCGGGCGTTCGAGTACATCAAGAAGGTTGGAGGGATCACTACAGAGGAGAGTTATCCCTACACAGCTACAAATACGACTTGTGCTGTATCCAAG GTGAATGCTCCTTTGGTGACAATTGATGGGCATGAGAACGTGCCTCCTTCCGAGATTTCCTTGATGAAAGCTGTTGCAAACCAACCTGTTTCTGTTGCCATTGATGCTGGTGGTCCAGCTTTCCAGTTCTACTCAGAG GGAGTATTCTTTGGACCCTGTGGGACAGAATTGGATCACGGAGTTGCAGCTGTGGGGTATGGAACAACTGTGGATGGGACCAAGTATTGGATAGTGAAGAACTCATGGGGCACAGATTGGGGAGAGCAGGGTTACATTAGAATCCAACGTGGAATAAAAGCCCAAGGAGGACGATGTGGTATAGCCATGGAAGCTGCTTATCCCATCAAAAACTCCCCTAATAGGGATGCCAAGCCGGTTTCCCCTCTCAAGGACGAGCTCTGA
- the LOC122082622 gene encoding glycerol-3-phosphate dehydrogenase [NAD(+)]-like has product MAPGLEIPQNGHLEGKDIPSSPTDEEVTKSKVTVIGSGNWGSVAAKLIASNTIKMSSFHDEVRMWVFEETLPTGEKLSEVMNRTNENVKYLPGIKLGKNVVADPDLDNAVKDANMLVFVTPHQFMEGICNELVGKIRGDVEAISLIKGMEVTTEGPHMISTFISQHLGINCCVLMGANIADEIAAEKLSEATIGYRENKEVANRWAQLFATPYFLVTTVQDIEGVELCGTLKNVVAIAAGFVDGLEMGNNTKAAIMRIGLKEMRSFSKLLFSSVRDSTFFESCGIADVIATCLGGRNRKVAEAFARNSGQRSFDELEAELLQGQKLQGVLTAGEVNAVLRHRKCLELFPLFRTVHEICIGHLPPSAIVQCCENNTAML; this is encoded by the exons ATGGCTCCAGGTCTGGAAATTCCACAGAATGGGCATTTAGAAGGGAAGGACATTCCTTCCAGCCCCACCGATGAAGAAGTGACGAAATCCAAAGTAACAGTTATCGGCAGCGGCAATTGGGGTAGTGTCGCAGCAAAACTCATCGCCTCCAATACCATCAAGATGAGCTCCTTCCATG ATGAAGTGAGGATGTGGGTATTTGAGGAGACACTACCTACAGGCGAGAAGCTCTCAGAAGTCATGAACCGAACAAAC GAGAATGTGAAGTATCTCCCTGGCATAAAGCTTGGGAAGAATGTAGTAGCAGATCCCGATCTCGACAATGCAG TTAAGGATGCAAACATGTTGGTTTTTGTAACTCCACATCAATTCATGGAAGGTATATGCAATGAACTTGTTGGGAAGATAAGAGGGGATGTTGAGGCTATATCCCTCATCAAAGGAATGGAGGTAACGACGGAAGGCCCACACATGATCAGCACCTTCATCTCTCAACACCTTGGGATCAATTGTTGTGTTCTCATGGGTGCAAACATAGCTGATGAG ATTGCTGCCGAGAAGTTGAGCGAAGCAACAATAGGATACAGGGAGAATAAAGAGGTGGCAAACAGATGGGCTCAACTGTTTGCTACTCCATACTTCCTGGTCACGACT GTCCAAGACATAGAAGGAGTAGAACTATGTGGAACACTCAAGAATGTAGTCGCCATTGCTGCAG GTTTTGTTGATGGCTTGGAGATGGGGAACAATACAAAG GCTGCAATAATGAGAATTGGTCTGAAAGAGATGAGGAGCTTCTCAAAGCTGTTGTTTTCATCCGTCAGAGATAGCACCTTCTTTGAGAGCTGTGGGATAGCTGATGTGATCGCAACATGCT TAGGAGGAAGAAACAGGAAAGTTGCAGAGGCTTTTGCAAGGAATAGTGGGCAAAG GTCTTTCGATGAGCTTGAAGCAGAATTGTTACAAGGACAGAAGCTACAG GGGGTCTTAACAGCAGGAGAAGTTAATGCGGTTTTACGCCATCGTAAATGTCTAGAGTTATTCCCGCTTTTCAGAACAGTACACGAGATCTGTATCGGCCACCTTCCTCCCTCGGCGATTGTTCAATGTTGTGAAAATAATACAGCAATGCTCTAG
- the LOC122082628 gene encoding vignain-like, producing MAMEKKVVLVVALSFALLLSLAQCFDFHEKDLETEDSLRDLYESWRNHHMVTRDPLEKPKRFNVFKENVKFIHEFNKKDHPYKLKLNKFGDLTNLEFRNLYASSKVKHHSMMRGSSREATGGFMYEKFDKVPSSIDWRAKGAVTPVKNQGQCGSCWTFSTVVAVEGINQIKTQNLLSLSEQQLVDCDTGDGNQGCNGGLMDRAFEYIKKVGGITTEESYPYTATNTTCAVSKVNAPLVTIDGHENVPPFEISLMKAVANQPVSVAIDASGQAFQFYSEGVFTGPCGTELDHGVAAVGYGTTVDGTKYWTVKNSWGADWGEQGYIRMKRGIPAQGGLCGIAMEASYPIKISPDRDAKPVSPLKDEL from the exons ATGGCAATGGAGAAGAAGGTTGTTCTAGTTGTTGCTTTATCGTTTGCTCTACTTCTGAGCTTAGCCCAGTGCTTCGATTTCCATGAAAAGGATCTGGAGACGGAAGATAGTCTCCGGGACTTGTACGAGAGTTGGAGGAATCATCACATGGTTACTCGAGATCCCTTAGAGAAGCCAAAGCGTTTCAATGTGTTCAAAGAGAATGTTAAGTTCATTCATGAATTCAACAAGAAGGATCATCCTTACAAGTTGAAGCTTAACAAGTTTGGTGACCTCACCAACCTTGAGTTCAGGAATCTCTACGCAAGCTCCAAGGTAAAGCATCACAGCATGATGAGAGGGTCTTCACGTGAAGCCACTGGTGGATTCATGTACGAGAAGTTCGATAAAGTCCCTTCCTCCATCGATTGGAGAGCCAAAGGTGCCGTCACCCCTGTCAAGAACCAAGGCCAATGTG GAAGTTGCTGGACTTTTTCAACTGTTGTTGCGGTCGAGGgcataaaccaaatcaaaacccaGAACCTGCTGTCCTTGTCTGAGCAGCAACTGGTGGATTGCGACACAGGGGATGGTAACCAAGGCTGTAATGGAGGTCTCATGGATCGTGCGTTTGAGTACATCAAGAAGGTTGGAGGGATCACTACAGAGGAGAGTTATCCCTACACAGCCACAAATACAACTTGTGCTGTATCCAAG GTGAATGCTCCCCTGGTGACAATTGATGGACATGAGAACGTTCCTCCTTTCGAGATTTCCTTGATGAAAGCTGTAGCAAACCAACCTGTCTCTGTTGCCATTGATGCTAGTGGTCAAGCTTTCCAGTTCTACTCAGAG GGAGTATTCACTGGACCCTGTGGGACAGAACTGGATCATGGAGTGGCAGCTGTAGGGTATGGAACAACTGTTGATGGAACCAAGTACTGGACCGTGAAGAACTCATGGGGAGCAGATTGGGGAGAACAAGGTTACATTAGAATGAAGCGTGGAATACCAGCCCAAGGAGGATTGTGTGGTATAGCCATGGAAGCTTCTTATCCTATCAAAATCTCCCCTGATAGGGATGCCAAGCCGGTCTCCCCTCTCAAGGACGAGCTCTGA